A window from uncultured Desulfobacter sp. encodes these proteins:
- a CDS encoding transposase, translating to MHRKNIRRLITKQLKKSFPNWKTMTRASKKELTEQIMMEIVEQYDYSQSLDIPIEDLIGIEAQSPTAGIRSLPEMASYIENFHSDNLFNFDTLKKPYPEIVDQELQFIDQLIDDQLINSLIAPDGYSAAHRDIQPYQLFRMELLKIIKYPEISYRKFCSDEYFGKERKQNRRFIRLSLKAKKQVDHTELCHFRSDLKFNQLMNVLVYFLHHFYKSGCLENTVIHGVDSSELPSEVNYPLCAIEINGKKVRIYSDLDCDCGKRRNKRDKSHYVIGYRMHTLTAINPTNGHSFPLVSLVGAANHHDSLFLKPLIKLAQALGIDIKLITADQAYHDSDGSVLNETGVYVVAPASEQAKLPENVLQSPVRVTCNDSCEIPMDYLGTTLDGHEFRCGATPGECMFASSCPKSRIIGFDNGHFQPMPTFHNGSQSAIEIRKNCERPFNLMKKREGLEQTRVRSQHGVVVRSVLTTIVTLLIEMAGTRHKPQKKDTGYNGFGGPVRKPPNEAEIKRF from the coding sequence ATGCATAGAAAAAATATCAGGCGGCTCATCACAAAGCAATTAAAAAAGAGTTTTCCGAACTGGAAAACGATGACAAGGGCGTCCAAAAAAGAACTGACAGAACAAATCATGATGGAGATTGTGGAGCAATACGATTATTCTCAATCTCTGGACATCCCCATCGAGGACCTCATAGGTATTGAAGCTCAATCCCCTACAGCAGGCATTCGTAGTCTTCCTGAAATGGCATCTTACATTGAGAATTTTCATTCCGATAACCTGTTTAATTTTGACACCCTGAAAAAGCCATACCCTGAAATTGTAGATCAGGAATTGCAGTTTATTGACCAACTCATAGATGACCAGCTTATCAATAGCTTGATCGCGCCCGATGGTTACTCCGCTGCACACAGGGATATTCAGCCCTACCAATTATTTCGGATGGAGCTGTTAAAAATTATCAAATATCCTGAAATCAGTTACAGGAAATTTTGCAGCGATGAATATTTTGGCAAAGAGCGAAAGCAAAACAGGCGTTTTATTCGGTTGTCGTTAAAGGCTAAAAAACAGGTAGATCATACTGAATTATGTCATTTCCGGAGCGACCTGAAATTTAATCAATTGATGAACGTCCTGGTATATTTCCTCCACCATTTTTATAAATCGGGTTGTCTTGAGAATACCGTTATTCATGGTGTTGATTCCAGTGAACTGCCGTCCGAAGTCAATTATCCCCTTTGCGCCATTGAAATCAACGGCAAAAAAGTACGAATTTATTCCGATCTGGACTGTGATTGTGGGAAACGCCGGAACAAAAGGGATAAGTCGCATTATGTCATTGGATACCGGATGCATACACTAACCGCTATTAATCCCACAAACGGCCATAGCTTTCCATTGGTATCCCTTGTGGGGGCAGCGAATCATCACGACAGCCTGTTTCTGAAACCATTGATCAAGCTTGCTCAAGCATTAGGCATTGATATTAAATTGATAACCGCAGACCAGGCTTACCACGATAGTGATGGTTCGGTTCTCAATGAAACAGGTGTCTATGTCGTGGCCCCTGCATCGGAGCAAGCGAAATTGCCCGAGAATGTATTGCAATCTCCGGTGAGAGTTACCTGCAATGATTCTTGTGAAATTCCAATGGATTATCTGGGTACAACACTGGATGGCCATGAATTTAGGTGTGGAGCAACGCCCGGCGAATGTATGTTTGCATCAAGTTGCCCTAAATCGAGAATAATTGGTTTTGATAACGGTCATTTCCAGCCAATGCCAACTTTTCATAACGGGTCGCAATCAGCAATCGAAATTCGAAAGAACTGCGAACGGCCTTTCAATTTGATGAAAAAAAGAGAAGGCCTTGAACAGACGAGAGTGAGAAGCCAGCATGGTGTAGTTGTCCGATCAGTATTGACGACAATTGTAACATTGTTGATTGAAATGGCTGGGACAAGACATAAACCGCAGAAAAAAGATACTGGTTATAACGGATTTGGGGGACCCGTCCGTAAGCCTCCCAATGAAGCTGAAATCAAAAGGTTCTGA
- a CDS encoding DMT family transporter codes for MQTAQFRRLTHPGNPILKSTFIPYAALAAAAFFWGASFPATRFAVSLLDPKAVMFCRMAVACLIMAPFVRQLKPAAWSAKDLKLIIPMVLLQPCLYFLLESNALKLTTSSQAGVISASVPLLVALGAWLFLSEKITMQVVLGLIVSMVGVAVLTLQATPVRAGDNPFVGNCLEFAAMACAAGNMLLVKRLSGRYNTWTLTGLQFIAGLLFFSPGVVLLADSPEIVLRFDLIGVLILLGAFASVGAFGLYNWAMARIPATRAAVFINLVPVIAVVLGWTLLGESLSLGQVGGAFVVGFGVIVSQKK; via the coding sequence ATGCAAACAGCACAATTCAGAAGATTGACCCATCCGGGCAACCCGATTTTAAAGTCCACTTTCATACCCTATGCCGCCCTTGCAGCCGCCGCGTTTTTCTGGGGGGCGTCATTTCCGGCCACCCGGTTTGCCGTAAGCCTGCTTGACCCCAAGGCGGTGATGTTCTGCCGCATGGCGGTTGCCTGCCTGATCATGGCTCCCTTTGTCCGGCAGTTGAAACCGGCTGCCTGGTCGGCAAAGGATTTAAAACTGATCATTCCCATGGTCCTGCTTCAGCCCTGTCTCTACTTTCTTTTGGAATCCAATGCACTGAAACTGACCACCTCTTCCCAAGCCGGGGTAATCTCTGCCTCGGTTCCTTTGCTGGTGGCCCTGGGGGCCTGGCTTTTTTTATCGGAAAAGATCACCATGCAAGTGGTCCTCGGGCTGATTGTATCAATGGTCGGGGTGGCGGTTTTAACCTTGCAGGCAACTCCGGTCCGGGCGGGGGATAATCCTTTTGTTGGAAATTGTCTGGAGTTTGCTGCCATGGCCTGTGCAGCAGGCAATATGCTTCTGGTTAAACGTTTGAGCGGCCGCTATAATACCTGGACCCTGACCGGGCTTCAATTTATCGCCGGGCTCCTCTTTTTTTCTCCGGGCGTTGTTCTCCTTGCCGACTCACCTGAGATTGTTTTACGGTTTGATTTAATCGGGGTGCTGATTCTTTTGGGTGCCTTTGCCTCGGTGGGTGCCTTTGGCTTATACAACTGGGCCATGGCCCGTATACCGGCTACCCGGGCGGCTGTTTTCATTAACCTGGTGCCGGTGATCGCCGTGGTGCTTGGCTGGACCCTGCTTGGAGAATCTTTGTCTTTGGGGCAGGTTGGCGGTGCCTTTGTGGTGGGCTTCGGGGTGATAGTCAGCCAAAAAAAATGA
- a CDS encoding AraC family transcriptional regulator: protein MRPKTDVRYYRDHSLPGIDVCRVVKSRHHFPEHFHDDLYIVSMITSGHCYCLGKDRQEEVSGPGTVTLLNPGQIHTGAPANESPLDYSLCYFSLKAMTDLASDFMPGGGVPEFTASILKNPVLTAMMRHLLVTMMESRDSLEKEAVLVSTLHFILSKYGVPGTTVAEGRPQGHPVQKAKQLLASDLDQKLSLERVARIVGVSRFHFLRIFKENTGISPHLYRTLKRIELSKKLLSQDMRPAQVALETGFADQSHFSNTFRRYVGATPRQYLESS from the coding sequence ATGAGACCCAAGACCGATGTCAGATATTACAGGGATCACTCCCTGCCGGGAATCGACGTTTGCCGGGTGGTTAAAAGCCGTCACCATTTCCCGGAACATTTTCATGACGATCTGTATATCGTCAGTATGATTACCTCGGGTCATTGCTATTGTCTGGGAAAGGACCGGCAGGAAGAGGTGTCCGGGCCGGGAACGGTGACCTTGCTTAATCCCGGACAGATCCATACCGGAGCCCCGGCGAATGAAAGTCCCCTGGACTATTCCTTGTGTTATTTTTCACTTAAAGCCATGACCGATCTGGCATCAGACTTCATGCCGGGGGGCGGTGTTCCTGAGTTTACGGCATCCATTTTAAAGAATCCTGTGCTCACCGCCATGATGCGGCATCTGTTGGTGACCATGATGGAAAGCCGTGACAGCCTGGAAAAAGAGGCGGTCCTGGTTTCAACCTTGCATTTTATCCTTTCAAAATACGGGGTGCCCGGAACGACGGTTGCAGAAGGCAGGCCCCAAGGCCACCCTGTACAAAAGGCCAAACAGCTTCTGGCTTCCGATCTGGATCAAAAACTCTCTTTGGAACGGGTGGCTCGAATTGTGGGCGTGAGCCGGTTTCATTTTCTACGCATTTTTAAGGAAAATACCGGTATTTCGCCCCACCTCTACCGGACTCTTAAGCGCATTGAGCTGTCAAAAAAACTGTTGTCCCAGGACATGCGGCCTGCCCAGGTGGCCCTTGAGACCGGATTTGCCGATCAGAGTCATTTTTCAAATACCTTTCGCAGGTATGTGGGGGCGACGCCAAGGCAGTATCTGGAATCATCTTAG